A DNA window from Aureibaculum sp. 2308TA14-22 contains the following coding sequences:
- the katG gene encoding catalase/peroxidase HPI, whose protein sequence is MENNKTNNGDISKCPFMGGALKETAGGGQTNRDWWPNELKLNILRQNATKSDPMEDDFDYATAFNSIDFEVLKQEVIDLMTDSQDWWPADYGHYGPFMIRMAWHSAGTYRVGDGRGGAATGNQRFAPLNSWPDNGNLDKARLLLWPIKKKYGNKLSWADLMILAGNCAIESMGLKPFGFAGGREDVWEPEQDVYWGSETQWMGEDKRYEGSSDRYLEGHLGATHMGLIYVNPEGPSGNPDPIGSAHDIRETFGRMAMNDEETVALTAGGHTFGKAHGAANPDDYVSAEPAGATIEEMSTGWKNTFGTGVLDDTITSGLEGPWTPNPTKWDHDYFDVLLNYDWELTKSPAGANQWTPTAESNARMAPRAGDASKKQPLMMTTADMAMKMDPEYLKISKRFHENPKEFEEAFKRAWYKLTHRDMGPVSRYLGPDVPQEELLWQDPIPAGNSINDADIATLKANILASGLTVSQLISTAWASASTYRDSDKRGGANGGRIRLAPQKNWEVNNPDELAKVLAVYEGIQKDFNGNVSIADLIVLGGAVGVEQAAKNAGHNVTVPFTSGRGDASQEQTDVASFAHLEPIADGFRNYVHPKQTASAEELLVDKAQLLSLSVPEMTVLVGGLRVLGTNYNGSKHGVFTDNAGSLTNDFFTTILDLGITWKATSKDDKLFEGSDRKTGNLKWTGTRADLIFGSNTELRAIAEVYGSDDAQDKFVKDFVSAWSKVMDLDRFDLK, encoded by the coding sequence ATGGAAAATAACAAAACTAACAATGGCGATATAAGTAAATGTCCATTTATGGGCGGAGCCTTAAAAGAAACTGCTGGGGGCGGACAAACAAATCGCGATTGGTGGCCAAATGAGCTAAAATTAAATATTCTAAGGCAAAATGCAACTAAATCTGACCCAATGGAAGATGATTTTGACTATGCCACAGCCTTTAATAGCATAGATTTTGAAGTTTTAAAACAAGAGGTTATCGATTTAATGACCGATTCCCAAGATTGGTGGCCAGCAGATTATGGTCATTATGGTCCATTTATGATTCGCATGGCTTGGCATAGTGCAGGAACCTACAGAGTAGGAGACGGTCGTGGTGGTGCAGCCACAGGCAATCAACGTTTTGCACCATTAAATAGTTGGCCCGACAACGGTAATCTTGACAAGGCTCGTTTACTTCTATGGCCAATCAAAAAGAAATATGGAAACAAACTCTCATGGGCAGACCTTATGATTCTTGCGGGTAATTGTGCCATTGAATCTATGGGATTAAAACCCTTTGGGTTTGCCGGAGGTAGAGAAGATGTTTGGGAACCTGAACAAGATGTGTACTGGGGATCTGAAACCCAATGGATGGGAGAAGATAAGCGTTATGAAGGTTCAAGTGATCGTTACCTTGAAGGGCATTTAGGTGCTACTCATATGGGTTTGATATATGTAAATCCTGAAGGGCCTAGTGGTAATCCTGACCCTATTGGATCTGCTCATGATATTAGAGAAACTTTTGGACGTATGGCCATGAACGATGAAGAAACCGTAGCTCTTACAGCTGGCGGACATACTTTTGGCAAAGCCCATGGAGCCGCAAATCCGGATGATTATGTTTCCGCAGAACCCGCAGGAGCAACAATTGAGGAAATGAGTACAGGTTGGAAAAACACTTTTGGTACGGGAGTTTTAGATGACACAATTACAAGTGGATTAGAAGGCCCATGGACGCCTAATCCAACAAAGTGGGATCACGATTATTTTGATGTACTATTAAACTATGATTGGGAATTGACAAAAAGTCCCGCTGGTGCAAACCAATGGACACCTACTGCCGAATCTAATGCGAGGATGGCACCAAGAGCCGGAGATGCATCTAAAAAACAACCATTAATGATGACTACAGCCGATATGGCCATGAAAATGGATCCAGAATATTTAAAAATTTCTAAACGTTTCCATGAAAATCCAAAAGAATTTGAAGAAGCCTTCAAACGTGCTTGGTACAAACTAACACATCGAGATATGGGTCCCGTTTCAAGATATTTGGGTCCTGATGTTCCACAAGAAGAGCTGCTGTGGCAAGATCCGATTCCAGCAGGTAATAGCATTAACGATGCCGATATAGCAACACTTAAAGCTAATATTCTAGCTTCTGGACTTACAGTTTCTCAGTTGATAAGTACCGCTTGGGCTTCTGCGTCAACATATCGCGATTCTGATAAACGGGGTGGAGCCAACGGTGGACGTATTCGTTTAGCACCCCAAAAAAATTGGGAAGTTAACAACCCTGATGAATTAGCTAAAGTGTTGGCGGTTTATGAAGGTATTCAAAAAGATTTTAACGGAAATGTTTCAATTGCCGACTTAATTGTGTTAGGCGGGGCAGTTGGTGTTGAACAAGCTGCAAAAAATGCGGGGCATAACGTTACCGTTCCTTTTACTTCTGGTAGAGGAGATGCTTCTCAAGAGCAAACTGATGTAGCATCATTTGCTCACCTTGAGCCTATTGCTGATGGTTTTAGAAACTATGTACACCCTAAACAAACAGCTTCGGCAGAAGAATTACTTGTTGATAAAGCTCAACTCTTATCACTTTCGGTTCCTGAAATGACAGTTTTGGTTGGAGGATTACGTGTATTGGGTACAAATTACAATGGTTCTAAACATGGAGTTTTTACAGATAATGCAGGCAGTCTTACCAATGATTTCTTTACAACTATTCTTGATTTAGGTATCACTTGGAAAGCTACTTCAAAAGATGATAAGTTATTTGAAGGTAGCGATAGAAAAACGGGCAACCTAAAATGGACAGGAACCAGAGCAGATTTAATATTTGGTTCAAATACTGAGCTTAGAGCAATTGCCGAAGTTTATGGAAGTGATGATGCACAAGATAAATTCGTTAAAGACTTTGTTTCTGCTTGGAGTAAAGTAATGGATTTAGATCGTTTTGATTTGAAATAA
- a CDS encoding SRPBCC family protein: protein MLHKGFIDINQSLNIVAELFADPNNLKEYQDGFIRKELVSGKEGEVGAVSKMYYRHGKNEMELIETVTKNNLPNSFEASFHHIHMGNTMKCTFEALDDKLTRYHYEYEYTRINWFMPKLISILFPSMYSKPAEKWLRQFKEFSEKK, encoded by the coding sequence ATGTTACATAAAGGTTTTATTGACATTAATCAATCTTTAAATATAGTAGCTGAACTTTTTGCAGACCCCAACAACCTAAAGGAATACCAAGATGGGTTTATCAGAAAGGAATTGGTAAGTGGTAAAGAAGGAGAAGTTGGAGCAGTTTCCAAAATGTATTATAGGCATGGGAAAAACGAAATGGAATTGATTGAAACCGTAACTAAAAATAATCTTCCAAATTCGTTTGAAGCCAGTTTTCATCATATCCATATGGGCAATACCATGAAATGCACCTTTGAAGCTCTTGATGACAAATTGACCAGATACCATTACGAATATGAATACACGCGTATCAATTGGTTTATGCCAAAACTCATATCTATTCTTTTCCCAAGTATGTACAGTAAGCCCGCTGAAAAATGGTTAAGACAATTTAAAGAATTTTCCGAAAAGAAATAA
- a CDS encoding sigma-54-dependent transcriptional regulator: MPKILIIEDEAAIRRVLKKIISEENSTYEVEEAEDGLSGMELIKNNDYDLVLCDIKMPKMDGVEVLEKTQKIKPEIPMLMISGHGDLDTAVQTMRMGAFDYISKPPDLNRLLNAVRNALDKKNLVVENKQLKKKVSKNYEMVGESKAISHIKDIIEKVATTDARVLITGPNGTGKELVAHWLHEKSERSKSPMVEVNCAAIPSELIESELFGHVKGSFTGANKDRAGKFEAANGGTIFLDEIGDMSLSAQAKVLRALQENKISRVGSDKDIKVNVRVVAATNKDLKKEIAEGKFREDLYHRLAVILIQVPALNDRREDIPLLVDFFADKIAEEQGNAKKSFTAKAIKKLQEYDWTGNIRELRNVVERLIILGGGEVSEDDVKLFASK, encoded by the coding sequence ATGCCGAAAATACTAATAATAGAAGATGAAGCGGCTATCCGCAGAGTATTAAAAAAGATTATTTCTGAAGAAAATTCAACCTATGAAGTCGAAGAAGCAGAAGATGGTCTTTCTGGAATGGAATTGATAAAAAACAACGATTATGACTTGGTGTTGTGCGATATTAAAATGCCAAAAATGGATGGTGTTGAGGTATTAGAAAAAACCCAAAAAATAAAACCTGAAATACCGATGCTGATGATTTCTGGGCATGGCGATTTAGACACAGCTGTACAAACTATGCGAATGGGTGCATTTGATTATATATCTAAGCCACCAGATTTGAACCGATTGTTAAATGCTGTTCGCAATGCTTTGGATAAAAAGAATTTAGTTGTAGAAAACAAACAACTGAAAAAGAAAGTTAGTAAAAATTACGAAATGGTAGGGGAGAGCAAGGCCATTTCACATATTAAAGATATCATAGAAAAAGTAGCCACTACTGATGCCAGGGTTTTGATTACTGGACCTAACGGAACGGGTAAGGAATTGGTTGCCCATTGGTTGCACGAAAAAAGTGAACGCTCAAAGTCACCAATGGTTGAGGTAAATTGTGCTGCAATTCCATCAGAATTAATAGAGAGCGAATTGTTTGGGCATGTAAAGGGTTCGTTTACAGGAGCCAATAAAGACAGAGCAGGTAAATTTGAAGCGGCAAATGGAGGTACTATCTTTTTAGATGAAATTGGCGATATGAGCCTTTCTGCTCAGGCCAAAGTTTTACGTGCCTTGCAAGAAAATAAAATTAGTAGAGTAGGAAGTGACAAAGACATAAAAGTTAATGTTCGTGTAGTTGCAGCAACCAATAAAGACTTAAAAAAAGAGATAGCAGAAGGGAAATTTAGAGAAGATTTATACCATAGATTGGCAGTTATTTTAATTCAAGTTCCGGCATTGAATGATAGACGCGAGGATATTCCTTTGTTGGTAGATTTCTTTGCTGATAAAATTGCTGAAGAGCAAGGTAACGCTAAAAAGTCTTTTACTGCTAAAGCCATAAAAAAACTTCAAGAATATGATTGGACTGGTAATATCCGTGAATTACGTAATGTCGTAGAACGCTTAATTATTTTAGGTGGAGGTGAAGTTTCAGAAGATGATGTTAAGTTGTTTGCAAGTAAGTAA
- a CDS encoding DUF6952 family protein — MKLPVIKQLSQFIEDNDEDFLVETIETLENLTEVPSLKDEELDVIGELISNMYGALEVNKMIKNGTPKKEALNAFMQRVMGSIDAN, encoded by the coding sequence ATGAAGTTGCCAGTAATTAAACAGTTGTCTCAATTTATTGAAGACAATGACGAAGATTTTCTTGTTGAAACTATAGAAACTTTGGAAAATCTAACAGAAGTTCCTTCATTAAAAGATGAAGAGCTAGACGTAATTGGAGAATTAATTTCTAATATGTATGGTGCTTTAGAAGTCAATAAAATGATTAAAAACGGGACGCCAAAAAAGGAAGCATTAAATGCTTTTATGCAACGGGTTATGGGATCTATCGATGCTAACTAG
- a CDS encoding peroxiredoxin gives MTLVGKKFPDLNVDAMNEMGDTFKLNVLEEAKNNNKKIVLFWYPKDFTFVCPTELHAFQEAMAEFEKRNTIVIGASCDTPEVHFAWLNTAKDNGGIEGVTYPLLADSNRNLSSMLGILDITNEKYDEATGTVQVEGDNVTYRATYLIDEEGTVFHEGINHMPLGRNVKEYLRLIDAYTHVQEKGEVCPANWEEGKDAMKADSKSTAEYLAAHMN, from the coding sequence ATGACATTAGTAGGTAAAAAATTTCCAGATTTAAATGTAGATGCAATGAATGAAATGGGCGATACATTTAAACTTAATGTATTAGAAGAAGCAAAAAATAATAACAAGAAAATTGTATTGTTTTGGTATCCAAAAGATTTCACTTTTGTATGTCCAACAGAATTACATGCTTTTCAAGAAGCTATGGCTGAGTTTGAAAAGAGAAATACAATTGTTATTGGAGCCTCTTGCGATACTCCTGAAGTTCATTTTGCTTGGTTAAATACTGCAAAAGATAACGGTGGAATAGAAGGGGTTACCTATCCTTTGTTAGCGGACAGCAATCGTAACTTGTCAAGTATGTTGGGTATTTTAGACATAACCAATGAAAAGTATGATGAGGCTACAGGAACAGTTCAAGTTGAAGGTGATAATGTAACTTACAGAGCTACATACTTAATAGATGAAGAAGGTACTGTTTTTCACGAAGGTATTAACCATATGCCATTGGGTAGAAACGTAAAAGAGTATTTACGTTTGATAGATGCTTATACACACGTTCAAGAAAAAGGTGAGGTTTGCCCTGCAAACTGGGAAGAAGGCAAAGATGCCATGAAAGCTGATTCTAAAAGTACCGCAGAATATTTAGCGGCTCACATGAATTAA
- a CDS encoding YqgE/AlgH family protein, with protein sequence MEQTKLTKGKLLIAEPSILNDTSFNRSVILLSEHNDEGSIGFIINKPSTYVLGDLLPEIESDLIIYKGGPVSEENLYFVHRLPHLIPDSIEIADGIFWGGDFDAVQKLLANNDLEKDDIRFFLGYSGWSKDQLQGELETTSWIVIENQYQNIFGISDQSFWKDQLMKFGGEYRLWANAPENPSLN encoded by the coding sequence ATGGAACAAACAAAATTAACTAAGGGCAAATTACTAATTGCAGAACCCTCCATTTTAAATGACACTTCATTCAACAGGTCTGTAATTTTGCTATCTGAACATAATGATGAAGGTTCCATCGGTTTTATAATCAACAAACCTTCAACCTATGTGTTGGGCGACCTGTTGCCCGAAATTGAATCTGATCTTATCATATACAAAGGTGGCCCTGTTTCTGAAGAAAATCTATACTTTGTGCATCGCTTACCACATTTAATTCCTGATAGCATTGAAATAGCTGATGGTATTTTTTGGGGAGGTGATTTTGATGCGGTACAGAAACTATTGGCAAACAATGATCTTGAAAAAGATGATATTCGCTTTTTTTTAGGTTATTCTGGTTGGAGCAAAGACCAACTTCAAGGTGAATTAGAAACTACATCGTGGATAGTTATTGAAAACCAATACCAAAATATTTTTGGTATTTCTGACCAGTCTTTTTGGAAAGACCAATTGATGAAATTTGGTGGTGAATACAGACTATGGGCAAATGCCCCAGAAAATCCGAGTTTGAATTAA
- a CDS encoding alpha/beta hydrolase, which translates to MQLYSCWPLLEKNLKSIKTNLLIGILLFSNLFACGNKNNHRFIFFLHNRFIEEHELNEVHPEFGRTEYLEIINAFEKNGFEVISEKRNGNVNAREYAQGVVNQIDSLTSIGIKPNKITVVGTSKGGYIAQYVSTLANNPKLNFVFIASFRDIDIENIPEINYCGSILNIYEKSDPYGVSAIERKQNSTCKIENFKEVELNTGMGHGFLFKPLDDWIKPTIKWANEDYNGN; encoded by the coding sequence ATGCAGTTATACAGTTGTTGGCCGCTATTAGAGAAAAATCTTAAATCAATAAAAACAAACTTACTAATCGGAATTCTATTGTTTTCTAATTTATTTGCGTGCGGAAACAAAAATAATCATCGGTTTATTTTCTTTCTTCACAATCGTTTTATTGAAGAGCACGAACTTAATGAAGTGCATCCAGAATTTGGACGGACTGAATATTTAGAAATAATAAATGCATTTGAAAAAAATGGCTTTGAAGTTATCAGCGAAAAAAGAAATGGTAATGTAAATGCTAGAGAATACGCTCAAGGAGTTGTTAATCAAATTGACAGCTTGACTTCCATTGGAATTAAACCAAACAAAATAACAGTTGTTGGAACATCAAAAGGTGGATATATTGCTCAATATGTTTCGACTCTAGCCAATAATCCCAAACTGAATTTTGTGTTTATTGCAAGTTTTAGAGATATCGATATTGAAAATATTCCTGAAATAAACTACTGCGGAAGTATACTAAACATATATGAAAAATCTGACCCTTACGGAGTTTCTGCTATCGAGAGAAAACAAAACTCGACTTGCAAGATTGAGAACTTCAAAGAGGTTGAATTAAATACAGGTATGGGTCACGGATTTTTATTTAAACCCTTAGATGATTGGATTAAACCAACAATAAAGTGGGCAAATGAAGACTACAACGGTAATTAG
- a CDS encoding thioredoxin family protein, with product MVQELSKDNLQEIIENEDTVVVQYSASWCGNCRIMKPKVKKLASEMEDITFVIADAEKFPESRKLATVDNLPTFAAFKKGTFVNQTQTNKFDVLKDLVNEVASN from the coding sequence ATGGTTCAAGAATTAAGTAAAGATAATTTACAAGAAATTATTGAAAATGAAGATACAGTTGTTGTGCAGTATTCTGCATCATGGTGTGGAAATTGTAGAATTATGAAGCCAAAAGTTAAAAAGTTGGCCTCTGAAATGGAAGATATTACTTTCGTTATAGCTGATGCTGAAAAATTTCCAGAGTCTAGAAAGTTAGCTACGGTTGATAACTTACCGACTTTCGCAGCTTTTAAAAAAGGAACCTTTGTAAACCAAACACAAACGAATAAGTTTGATGTACTAAAAGATTTAGTTAATGAAGTTGCCAGTAATTAA
- a CDS encoding mechanosensitive ion channel family protein: protein MEEISNILNYTFKFSDVIQITVKGLLTVVLALLITSVLLRVVRKLITRKLPRQDKVKFISLFSYSRWFIYVIILLVTFHNIGVNVTAIFAASAALLVGVGLALQTLFQDIISGVFILVDQSVHVGDIIELDGKVGRVEEIKLRTTRAVTIDNKVLVIPNHLYLTNSLYNWTENGTETRESVGVGVAYGSDVQLVKKLLLKAAVHPAVLSKPKPTVLFQNFGDSSLDFKLIFTLNNSFEAMIPKSDIRFKIDELFREHDISIPFPQRDIHIYNTEGKNAITE from the coding sequence ATGGAAGAAATTTCTAACATTTTAAACTATACATTTAAGTTTTCTGATGTCATACAAATTACGGTAAAGGGACTTTTAACTGTTGTTTTAGCTCTCTTAATCACTTCTGTACTATTAAGGGTGGTAAGAAAGTTAATTACAAGAAAACTCCCAAGACAAGATAAAGTAAAATTTATTTCTCTGTTTTCTTACAGTAGATGGTTTATTTATGTCATTATTTTATTAGTCACTTTTCATAATATTGGTGTTAATGTAACGGCAATTTTTGCAGCATCAGCGGCACTTCTAGTAGGTGTAGGTTTAGCATTGCAAACTTTGTTTCAAGATATTATTTCGGGAGTATTTATTTTAGTGGATCAATCCGTACATGTAGGAGATATAATAGAATTGGATGGAAAAGTTGGCAGAGTTGAAGAAATTAAATTACGTACAACTAGGGCAGTTACGATTGATAATAAAGTATTAGTTATACCTAATCATCTATATTTAACAAATAGTTTGTACAATTGGACTGAAAATGGAACGGAAACTAGAGAAAGTGTTGGTGTTGGTGTGGCTTACGGGAGCGATGTGCAACTGGTAAAAAAACTACTTTTAAAAGCTGCAGTTCATCCTGCTGTATTATCAAAACCTAAACCAACAGTTTTGTTTCAAAATTTTGGTGATAGTTCTCTCGACTTTAAACTGATATTTACTTTAAACAATAGTTTTGAAGCAATGATACCCAAAAGTGATATTCGTTTTAAAATTGATGAATTATTTAGAGAACATGATATTAGTATTCCATTTCCTCAAAGAGATATTCATATATATAATACTGAAGGAAAGAACGCAATAACGGAATAA